In a single window of the Dryobates pubescens isolate bDryPub1 chromosome Z, bDryPub1.pri, whole genome shotgun sequence genome:
- the MIOX gene encoding inositol oxygenase produces the protein MSSPRTNPTPPPSSPLCGGRARKIYPPRPDLPGPLPQDPGTGESRAGLRNYSEGKLLERVYGTYKLMHTNQTVDFVQKKLAQYGSCSLRRMGVMEVLELLDQLVDESDPDVDFPNSLHAYQTAEGIRRAHPDKDWFHLVGLLHDLGKVLVLFGEPQWAVVGDTYPVGCKVQKSVVFRDTTFEDNPDTKDPRYSTEYGMYRPGCGLENVLMSWGHDEYMYRVMKFNKFALPEEAFYMIRFHSFYPWHTHGDYRHLCTPHDLQMLPWVKELNKFDLYTKQEELPDVEQLRGYYQSLIDKYCPGQLCW, from the exons ATGAGCAGCCCCCGCACC AACCCCACCCCTCCGCCCTCTAGCCCCCTCTGCGGGGGGAGGGCGCGCAAAATATACCCCCCCCGACCCGACCTCCCCGGACCCCTTCCCCAGGACCCCGGGACCGGAGAGTCCAGAGCCGGGCTGCGGAACTACAGC GAAGGGAAGCTCCTGGAGCGGGTCTATGGCACCTACAAGCTGATGCACACCAACCAGACCGTGGACTTTGTCCAAAAGAAG CTAGCGCAGTacggctcctgctccctccgTCGCATGGGGGTGAtggaagtgctggagctgctggaccAACTGGTGGACGAATCCGACCCCGACGTGGACTTCCCCAACTCTCTCCACGCCTATCAAACAGCAGAAGGCATCCGCCGCGCCCACCCCGACAAAG acTGGTTCCACCTCGTTGGGTTGCTGCATGACCTGGGCAAAGTCTTGGTCCTCTTTGGGGAGCCCCAG tgggcagtggtGGGGGACACCTACCCCGTGGGCTGCAAGGTGCAGAAGTCAGTGGTCTTCAGGGACACCACTTTTGAGGACAACCCTGACACCAAGGACCCGCGGTACAG TACGGAGTATGGGATGTACAGACCTGGCTGCGGGCTGGAGAACGTCCTCATGTCCTGGGGACACGATG agtaCATGTACAGggtcatgaagttcaacaagttCGCCCTGCCCGAGGAG gctTTCTACATGATCCGGTTCCACTCCTTTTACCCCTGGCACACCCACGGCGACTACCGGCACCTCTGCACTCCCCACGACCTCCAGATGCTGCCCTGGGTCAAGGAGCTCAA CAAATTCGATCTCTACAccaagcaggaggagctgcccgACGTGGAGCAGCTCCGGGGGTACTACCAGAGCCTGATCGACAAATACTGCCccgggcagctctgctggtga
- the ADM2 gene encoding protein ADM2: MARRGRAGPDWEGRRAAEAPLTAPLPPPLRSPPVRTARRPPPSWLRARPERAGRIPPSPPSGSSCGPSRFSHPYLTGSGTGSGSSELGTERRRPPGLVHDIPSPAQPPGAAPAMRAQLALGCCVSFVLGMLELPRGARARDPSEQAPPLPSLLEDHPGAVPAALARPTGSPWRRLIIPKPAPQLGAHLALQDKLLTPKLAPQHRLFAPRLSPGHGAHLAPWQRLLSPEMAPQLVARLAPQHKQLTSKFAPWHRLPTPKLASWLGARLAPQDNLLPPRLAPHLGAHLAPQHKPLIPKLAPHPGARLGARLGARRSAPLAAPRGARSRRHAGGHLVRVGCVLGTCQVQNLSHRLWQLMGHPGHRDLAPVNPNSPHSYG; the protein is encoded by the exons AtggcgcggcggggccgggccgggccggactgggaggggaggagagcggCGGAAGCTCCGCTCACAGCCCCGCTACCGCCGCCGCTGCGCTCCCCACCCGTCCGCACCGCCCGCCGACCGCCGCCATCTTGGCTCCGAGCGCGGCCGGAGCGGGCCGGGCGCA tcccccccagcccccccagtggCTCCTCCTGCGGCCCCTCCCGCTTCTCCCATCCGTACTTAACTGGGAGCGGGACTGGGAGCGGCAGCAGCGAGCTGGGCACGGAGCGGCGGCGACCCCCGGGACTCGTCCACGACATCCCCTCCCCAGCGCAG CCCCCCGGTGCCGCCCCCGCCATGAGAGCCCAGTTGGCGCTGGGCTGTTGCGTCAGCTTCGTACTGGGAATGCTGGAGCTGCCCCGCGGCGCCCGCGCCAG GGACCCTTCGGAGCAggcacctcccctgccctcGCTCCTTGAAGACCACCCTGGAGCAGTGCCAGCCGCCCTGGCACGACCCACGGGCAGCCCGTGGCGCAGGCTGATCATCCCAAAGCCGGCACCTCAGCTCGGTGCCCACCTGGCACTCCAGGACAAGCTGCTCACCCCGAAGCTGGCACCTCAGCACAGACTGTTTGCCCCGAGGCTTTCTCCCGGCCACGGTGCCCACCTGGCACCCTGGCAGAGACTGCTCTCTCCAGAGATGGCACCTCAGCTTGTTGCCCGCTTGGCACCCCAGCACAAGCAGCTCACTTCCAAGTTTGCCCCATGGCATAGACTGCCCACCCCGAAGCTGGCATCTTGGCTTGGTGCCCGGTTGGCGCCCCAGGATAACCTGCTGCCCCCGAGGCTGGCACCTCACCTCGGTGCCCACCTGGCACCCCAGCACAAACCGCTCATCCCAAAGCTGGCACCCCACCCCGGTGCCCGCCTCGGTGCCCGCCTCGGTGCCCGCCGTTCCGCCCCCCTGGCTGCGCCCCGCGGTGCCCGTAGCCGGCGGCACGCCGGAGGGCACCTGGTGCGGGTGGGCTGCGTGCTGGGCACGTGCCAGGTGCAGAACCTGAGCCACCGCCTGTGGCAGCTGATGGGGCACCCCGGGCACCGCGACCTGGCCCCCGTCAACCCCAACAGCCCCCACAGCTACGGCTGA